The stretch of DNA GAAATAGAGTTCGACTCTCCGGAAGAGGCAGATATAGTTTATGGAAGTGTAGCACCCGAGCATATCAGCTCACCTCATAGCAGGGGTGAGGAGGATTTCAAAAAGCTTGGTAAGGTTATTTACCTCTTTCTGAAAGGAGATTCCTCTGCTTTCAGAGCATCCCTTTCGTCTTATTTGAGATGGATAAAGTTAAGTTATAGTTTGATGGAGGAAGATTTATGACGGAATTACCAAAAGAGCTGGAACATCAGCTTGCTCAGTTTCAGCAGATACAGCAGCAGGCAGAGGCTATTGCCAGCCAGAAAATCCAGATGGAAATTCAGCTTAAAGATGTTGAAAAAGCTCTTGACGAGATAGTCGGGCTTAAGGAAGATAATGAAATTTACAGGGCTGTAGGAAACATTTTAATCAAGACTGAAAAGGCTCAGGTAGAAGAGAAACTTGTTGAAAATAAAGAAATTCTTGAACTGAGAATTAAAACTCTTAAGAAACAGGAAGAAAAGATTACAGTAAAGCTCAAGGAACTTCAGCAAAAGATTCAGTCTGCTCTCAAGAGCAGAGACATACAGGGGTAGATGTATAAAAAATTTAAGATGATAAGTGGTGTAGGTATCTGATTGCTTGGGCCCGTGGCGCAGCCTGGTTAGCGCGTTCGCCTGATAAGCGAAAGGTCCTGGGTTCGAAGCCCAGCGGGCCCATTGCCTCGGTGGCTCAGCATGGTAGAGTGTCTGCTTGGTAAGCAGAAGGTCGTGGGTTCGAATCCCACCCGAGGCTGTCCTTAGCCACACCAAAAGCCCTCATTATTATATAAATAACATTAAAACAGAGTTGTTTATAATGATGGCTAAGGAAGATATACACGGTTACAACCCAATGATTTAGTAAAATAGATT from archaeon BMS3Bbin15 encodes:
- a CDS encoding prefoldin subunit beta encodes the protein MTELPKELEHQLAQFQQIQQQAEAIASQKIQMEIQLKDVEKALDEIVGLKEDNEIYRAVGNILIKTEKAQVEEKLVENKEILELRIKTLKKQEEKITVKLKELQQKIQSALKSRDIQG